The Bacillus sp. NEB1478 genome contains the following window.
TACTGCAGGAAACTGTTCCGGAAGTGCTTTTAGCAGTTTCGCATAATAAACGCTTCCAATAATGATAAGTAAGAACGCAGAAACGATAAGTCCGCTGTTCGCCATTAAACTGAAGTACTTTAACTTTTCGGTCAAGTGGGCGCTTTGACGTTTTTTCCATAATTTTTTTACATCAATCATGTCACATTTCCCCGTGCTACATACAGATAGATCTCATCAAGTGTTGCATCTTCTAATCCGCTTTTTGCTCTCAATTCCTGCAATGTCCCGCTGAGAACCAATCTGCCTTCATGCATGATTAAGAAGCGATCACAATATCTTTCTGCTGTTGAAAGAATATGAGTAGACATCAGCACACCCGCACCGCTGTTTTTAAACGTGACCATATACTCTAAGAAAGACTGAATTCCGAGCGGATCAAGACCAACAAATGGTTCATCAACTATGTACAGTTTAGGTTCAACGAGCAGCGCACATAAAATCATAACCTTTTGCTTCATACCTTTTGAAAATTGACTCGGAAACCACTTAATTTTATTGTCCATCCGAAACTCTTCTAACAGCGGTCTAACCCTTGTTAAAAAGGTTTGTTCTTCCATTCCATAAGCCATTGCTGTTAGCTCCAGATGCTCCCACAATGTGAGTTCATCGTAAAGGATCGGCATTTCGGGTATGTATGTGAATTGAGACCGATATTCTTCCGGTTCTTCTCTAAACGTTTGTCCATTGATTTTTGAACTGCCTGACATAGGTTCCATCAGCCCAAGAACGTGCTTAATAGTCGTACTCTTGCCCGCACCGTTTAATCCAATCAATCCAACGATTTCACTTTCATTTATATTAAAATTAAGATTATGAATAACGGGCTGGTTGGGCAAATAACCGCCTGTGAGTTCAGTAACTTCAAGGATAGGCTTCATTTGGTTTCCTTCCTTTTCTCATAATATCTCCATT
Protein-coding sequences here:
- a CDS encoding ABC transporter ATP-binding protein; translation: MKPILEVTELTGGYLPNQPVIHNLNFNINESEIVGLIGLNGAGKSTTIKHVLGLMEPMSGSSKINGQTFREEPEEYRSQFTYIPEMPILYDELTLWEHLELTAMAYGMEEQTFLTRVRPLLEEFRMDNKIKWFPSQFSKGMKQKVMILCALLVEPKLYIVDEPFVGLDPLGIQSFLEYMVTFKNSGAGVLMSTHILSTAERYCDRFLIMHEGRLVLSGTLQELRAKSGLEDATLDEIYLYVARGNVT